The genomic region ATGACCGTCTCTTTTAATGCTAACATCTTAGCGCTGCGTCGTGCTGTCGAAGAACAGGAGGATGAAAGCTTTTCCGAAAAGCTTTACGCCACACCTTGGCACTCTCTTGTCAGGAAAGACAGTATTGGCGGCCGCATATGGCGTGTTTTCTATGGTTTGTCGGCCTTTATCACGAGGTCACGAAACTTTCAGGATAATGTTTTCAATGCGACTCTCAAAAAAACTTATAACACTGGTGTCGACCTTTTTCGTCAGATGGACGCAAGGCTCAATTCTTACGATAAGTATGTACGTTCTCCTAAGCAAAGGATATGGAAACGTTTCTTGTTGTCCGTCAAGTTAAAACATACTATGCGCAAAGCCGAGAATGTTTTTAAGGATCTTTATTTTGATAATACACGCGCGGTGTTTTCGGCGCTGGAAAGCACGTTCGGCAGCGAACAACAACGTTCTTCACAATATCTTGAGAAGGCAAAAGAAGCTTTCGATCGCTACGAACAATTTCGACTAAACGTCAACATAATAAAACCAAGCGACAAAGGCCAAGAGCCGGAGCCCATGACGCTCGACATGTCGCCTCCAGAAGAAGCCTTCAGCAACTTTTGCCGTACGGCAGAGATAGGGTCTACCATCCAAGGAAGTCGGGAAGAACATGTTGTCGACGAAACCCTTCGGACTTTATTGCGTTGCTACGACGCCTTAAAGACTGGAGCTCCGCCACCGAAAATGGCTACCGCCGTCGGAAGAAGGATGCTGCCTCCGAAGCTGGCGTCGGCAGAACACGAAGAAGCTCTTCGCGACATCGTTGCATCTCAAGACCCCACCCATCTTGCGTGGATACAAAATTTGAGCGTAGGAGACAACATAACATACAACGGAACAGATTATACTCTTTCTGTGGCGACAGACATTGTCGTCGACATGCCATATGCTTTTAAGACATTCGTAGCAGAAAGCGGCAACAACCTTGTCTTCGGACTTTACTGTCACCAAAGACTAGACTCCCTATGCTATGCCATAGAGTTTCACAAATGCCTGCCAGCATGGTTACAGCCTCTTGTCATGCCTATGGAACGGATAGGACGCAGCATCGTCGTACAAAAAAGAGAGGGCCTTCCAGCCAAAAGCATACCGTGGCAAGGAGAATATGTTGGCCATACCGCCCAAGACCTAAAGATACTGCGTAGCCTGATAACGACCATGTTGCTGCTTAGAGATCATGGCGTCATGATTACTAATATGGCTGACACGGCGCATATTTCTTCAGACAAAAAAAGTGTCGTATTCTCTGAGCTGAGACTTACAAAGTATTGTCCTCTTGAAGCCGAGCGTACCTTGTATGACCTATCTCAAGGCCATGGAGGAGTCTTCGACAGAGCTATGGAAAAGATGGAAATATCAAAGTTCCTTATAAAAAACCAAACGATAGGATCGATATATAAGGATGCCTTGGAAGCAGTGTTGTTCGGCAATGATCTTTCTTTCAACAAGACTGTTGGCCTTCTTAGAAACCCAAAAATCAAAGAAAATCTTTTAAGGTTTTCCGAAGAAGCTAAAACGTTAAAAAGCGATATCATCTCTTACATTACCGAGAAATATTGCTTCGACAAAAAATGCTTCGACAAAAAAGAGCTAACAAATCTTTGCAGCAGGCTTATCATAATGACTTATTGCGATTCTGAAGCTGTCGCCGTTTTTCCACCCGGAATCAAAGATATTATCATTGGCATCATTGTAGAAACAAGACATTTACTTGTCCTAAAGACGGAAGTAGAAGCTTTGGCGCGGACTATAATAGACAACAGCGCATCAGAAGATGACGCACCACAGCTCCTTAGCGAAGAGCTTTTTCAGAGTTATGACATTCGTAATGCCGAGCAAATTGTGTCTGATTTTATTCCGCGGATATCTGAAATTATTGGGGAGCAATAAGCATGCTTTTAGAAATTGGTGATAAAACATATTCCGATGAAGGTGTAAAAATCTTTGAAATTGGTGTTACAGACCTTGACGACCCTGTTACAAATAATCGCATGGCACGAGATGTTTTTAATACAGTGAAAGACATCGTGCTTAACAGCCGTGATGAGAACCCTTTTGCAGAAATCGAACGTAGAAGATTTTTTCTGGCAAAAGCTTTTCATGTGATACGCGATCATGCGGGAAGAATTTCGGCCAAAAGTAAAAAAATTAGAAGTGCAGGCAGATGGGTTTCCGGAAAAGTCGGTGTTGGCATAAAATTACACAACGCCCGTCTCGAAGAAGAGTATAAAGATTTGCTTCTCAAGGGATTGTATAACGCCCTCTGGAAACAAAGCTGCATAGTGACACATGTGACAGAGCATTGCTTCCAATGTTTCTTCCATGACCGCCAGCAATTAATCCAAGCTACGAAATATAAATTGCTTGGAATTCGCAATATCAGATGGATCTTTGACGAATCGGACGAAACTATCGAAAAAGTTTTGAAGGCCATAGAAAAAACTTGTGATCCTCAATCTCACTCTGTAACAGACGTCGTCGATAAAGTAAGTGCGGCGCGTGAAGCTTTGAAACTTTATGACCGCAGATGGTCGCATATCACAGGACATCCGCATCCGCGGCTAGAGTTTCCGTCGATATGGCCAATACATTCTTTGGTGCGGCTGAGCCAAGGAAAACGTCTCAACATAGCAGAAAAAAGATTATTAAAACGGTTTGTTAAAAATTTGAACGGCAAGCCAGAGATAACACATAAAAATTTGCTGGACTCTCTGGAGCTATTTGAAGAACAATGCAATAGCGATGTCTATGCTTTTAACTTGGCGTTGGCTTTACGCGACCGTGGATGCAAGGTGCTGTCAGAGCGCGATAAAGAGCATTATTCGTGGGCTAGCGCTCTAGAAGAAGGACACACCATCACCTGTGGTAGCGAAGAATACATCCTTGGCGAAAAGTGTACTTTTGATGACGCAGAACAGCCATACCGTGAGTTTTCTTTGGAAGGCGACGACTTCGGCAGCGTAAAGGTGTTTTTAAACAATTTTTTAGAAGCTTCTATCTTCAAAAGAAAATACCTGAACAGCTGGGAGGAAGTCCTTACTCCCGAAGTAAAATACTGCCGCGACGGAATGATAGTGTACGAAAAGCTTGGAGAGCGTCTGGGAGATATCTCTTGGGATGCAACAACGTGTAATTTCAGTGACAAAGATCACAGCCGCATCGAAGCGATAGACCCTGTGGTGAAATTATGCCTACAGAAAGGCAAGATGCCTGAAGATATGCTGGAGGGTCGTTTTACTATCGACGGCGATAAGGTTAAATTCGGCGCCCTCGAAATGGAAGGCCTCGATTATATCGCCATGGAAAAAGCTTTGTGGCAGGCCTGCAGCGGCAACAAATATGTTTTTTTGAGGCTGATGAAGCCGACAAAGATGCACGACCAGCCTATAAAGAAAAAGTCGATAAAGACTTTGTTCCACGGTGCTTTTGAAGCAGCAATCGAAAATAAGTCCTTTAATGTTGAGTTCGAGGTGATTAGCACCCTACACGACCAAAAAAGTGCTGATAGAATGAAAGGAAGCGTCCGTTCTTTCATCGAGAATGTCAAGGCAACAAAAAAAGTCATCCTCGAAACATTAGAAAGCGATTATGAAAAAAAATGTCTGCTCAAAACCGTAAATATTAAAGAAGAAGTCATGAAATCTTTGCACAGCGAATATCACGGTGGCGGGATGATCTCGAACCTGCCGGAGAAAATCTCCGAGACGGTGGTGACGAACATCGTCAGACAAGAGCTTTTGCTTGTCAAAGAGTCACAAATCGAATTGTTTTTGGCGCGCATGACCGAAGAACTAGAAAGAACGCCACCGACAAGTTTTGATGACTTGTCAATGATGCTGACAGAAGACTTTTTTCATAGACATAACGTTTACAGTGCAACACAGACGCGAGAGGTGTTTGTTGAAAAAATCCGCGAACATTTCAACCTATGCGAGGGAGAATGACATGACTGGTGCAGCGAACGGTGTAATGCCTAATGCTTTTATTCGTGATGACGAAATAAAAAGAGACAATGTTTTGCTTCTGAAAAGTATCGTGAAAGAAAAAGCTACTTTAACTTCCATCGTCGCCACCTTAGCAACGGCGAAATTTGCTGCGATGTTGTTCCCCCCCTTGGCGAGCCTGACGGCATCTTTGATAATAACACGCTATGTCGTCGCTAAGATCGACCTCAGCTATTCAAAAGTGCTCAAACCCGCCAAAAGGATCTCATTCTACCTCGTAGAAAAAGCCCAGATCGTGATGTCTTTGGCGTATGCTGCGATGATAATATCGGTTCCCAGCTCTTATGCTGTGTCTTCAGGGATAGGCGTCGCCATAGGAGCCACATACGCCACATACAAAAGCATGTTCAACTTCGTGAAAGATGCATAGCGTCATCGTTCTGATGGCAGTAAGACAAAAAATATGTACAACACAGTAGAGACGATAAGTCCAGGGTATAGCGGCTCTATGTTATAGAAATATATCGGAGCAGATACGGTGCCATAAAGCCATCCGCATATTATCCACGACAGTGAGAGTAGTCCGCCGCTGAGCATGACAGCAAGAGTAGGCATGGGCTTTAGGCAGTATTTTGGGAAGTATGAAGTTATTATTGGGAGGAAGAGTGCGGGTATTGAGATGGTGTAGACGACATACCATATCGTTATGACAGAAGGTAATAGTGTGGCGATGATGACGGCGGCTGTGGCAGCGATTATTAGTCCTATTCTGAATGTTAACACGCCCTTCTTGCGTGGTCTGATAATATCGTGGGAGAAGGTCGTTGCTACGATATGGAAGCTGCTATCGATGGTAGACATTATGAATGCGAAGAATCCTGCGAAGAAGACTCCTTTTACTAATGGTGGCAGGACTTTTTGTGCAAGCATTGGGTATGCTAGTATTGGGTCGATATTTGGCAGGAGGGCTCGTGCGTATAGCCCTGTTGCTGTCATTAGTGCATCGAGAAATATCCAGCATACTACTGATATAAGGATCCCTTTTTTTGCTATTTTCGGTGTTTTTGCTGCGGAGCATCTTTGGTGGAATGACGGTGCTATAAGCGTCCACAGTGCGAAGCAGAACCACACCGACATATATCCTATGGTATGTGTCCCTGTTATTGTAAGGTTCTCGCTTGGCAGCTTAGTTTTCAGTATTTCGAAGCCACCGGTGTAGTGTATTGCGTAAGGCAATATCAGTGCGAAGCTTACCATCATAAGTACGAACTGTATTTTATCCGTTTTCACAACGCTTTTGAATCCTCCGGCGAAGATATATACTACTGAGAAGAAAGCTCCTATTGTCGTTGCTGCTATCATGGGGATGCCGAAGATTAGCTGTATAAGTACTCCGAGCATAAGGACTTTTGCTGCGGGGATGGCATGCAGGAAGATAAGGATGCTTCCGACGAAGCCTGTAGCTTTACCATAGTGGTCGTACAGTCTTTCTGGTATGGTGAGGTTTTCTTTGGCTCTGACCTTTTCTGCGAGGACGAACGCGTATATTATTGCGAAGAGGTAGTATGGCACTCCCATTATTATCCATGACGAGATGCCATAGCGGTAGCAGAATTCTCCGATGCCGAGGACGCCGCCATACCATGTTGCTACTAAGGTGGCGACGAAGGCAGGAAGCGTCAGCGTCCTTCCTGCTAGGATGTAGCTCTCTGCAGAAGGTTTTTTTTTCTCTCTTGCCCGTACTCCTATCGCCCAGACGACGACGAAATATATGGTGACAACGAGTTTATCGATATTGTGAAGGTATAGTATAGGCATATAGCTTGATAACTGTTATGAAGGAAAACAGTATATCATAATGTATTTTTATCTTTACATGAAAAGTCTTCTTTCCACTATAAGGTATATAATATGTAATTATAGTTTTATGGAGTGTTTTCTATGAAAAACAATTTATGGTCCTCGATACACCAATTTTTCGGTGATATCGAGATATTATGGACGGATTTTATCTCCGAAGACAGGGAACATCACGGCGACTATACTTCTCTTCGTTCTGGTATCGTCAAAGACATTGAGGCGTTGAAGGTCCATCTCGCCAACGACCTGTCGGCTCGCGACAAGCATCTTGTCATGCTTCCTATCGTCTTATATATCGACGAGCTTATGCTTGCCAAGGTCCCCAAGAACAAATGTGACGGCTCCCCTCTTCTTCAGGAGGAGCTTTTCGATATCACTGATGGCGACGAAGTTTTCTACGACACTCTCGATGAGATCCTCCATAAGAGTGGCGTACCTTCTATCGTCTATGAGGCGTTTTATTTCTGTCTTAGCAGCGGATACAAGGGTCGACATTCTCGCAATGCCAAGAGGATCGAAAGCTATAAGAAGATCATCCATGCCAAGCTCGTCGTCCCTGCTGTCGACAACACCATTTATGACGAAGAAGAAAAAGATTCCGAAGAGGTGTTTTCTTGCAAGCCTATCTTCGTATACTATGCGTGTGCTAGTGGTTTTGTCGCTGCGACATACACAACATTTTACATCCTATCGATAGTATAGAAGGGGCAATATTATGATGTCATTGATAAAAGAAAAAATCTCTCTTTTTACCAAGAAGAATCCTACGAATATCGACGACGATGATGGAGATGTAAATTTTACTACGAAAGATTCTTTTGCTAAGACGTGGCGCGCATTTATGCGTGCTATACCTCGAGAACTACGGTATCCCGTCATGCATTACCGTCCTTTTATCGTCATGGGCGAGCGTTCTAGTGGAAAGACGTCGTTGATACGCTCTTTCACTGACCTGTCGTGGCAAGAAGACCAGTTTCCTACAGAACACACCACCGACGAGGCGTTACAGCTCTTCGTCGGCGCCAGAGAGCTTTCTTATGAGATGTCTGGCGACGTCCTTGGCGACAGGTCTCTCGACACCCGCGCTGCGCTAAAGAAGGTGTGGAAGCCTTTCCTTCAAAACCGCCAGCCTATGGTGCTGATGACAATAAACGCCGAGACTCTTGCTGATGCTGACGACAAAGCTCTCACCAAACAGGCTCATATGCTTCGCGGCAAACTTAATATTGTCTCTCTTCTTTCCAAGTCACCAGCGACGGCACGCCTTGCCATCACCAAGATGGACACCATCACCGGCTATGAAGAGTTCTCTGCATTCCTTAAGAAAAATCATATATGCTTCACAATCCCTGTCGAGAAGAATCTCTCTGTCGCCAACCTAAGAAGTGCCATCGAAGAATATGAGAGATATCTTCCATTAGCCCTTATCACTATGACCGCCGACGAATACAATAAGATCATCACCTTCTTCAAAGAAGCGCCTGCCAAGCTTGCGGCGTTGTGTCCTTTCCTAAAAGCTCTTCAGAAGAAAGACGCCCTTTCTATCGCTCCTGAAGTCGACGAGATGCATCTTGTTTCAACGACGATGCCGATGTCACACAGCAACCCTTTCGCTGCTTCTGCTGTCGACGTCAGGAATGACAAGACGTCGGACTTCTCGCTTTTGAAACACCAACTTCTCGGTGGTATGGTGGCGATATGCGGCATGGTATACCTCAGCGTGGTGTATTTCCATGAGAAAGAACACTACAATGATGTGACACGTTCTTTGGCGAAGTTCGAAGAATACCACTCTTTACGTCCTGGCGGCCATGACATCGCAAGCATCAGCGACTATGCCCACAGATTTTCCTTCGACCCGTATATGCTTCTGCTTCCGAAGTTCTTCCCTGGCGCAGATGTTGATGTTGCTGAAAACTTCACCGCCAACGTCAGAAACAATGTCTTGCTGCCGCTATATTCCAAGAGCGTCGCCACCGACGTCACTCCAGAGCGTTCTCTATATACTTTGGGGATGTTATACGCCAGTAAAAATAATGCCATCGGTGGTCTTATCCTTGAGAACAAAGAACATTGGGCCCATGCTCTCGAGCTTTCGGAGCATCTTATTGAGACCTTCGTAGATCTTTCTACAGAAGAGTGGGACTATACCATCGCCCACGACGATGATATATATTCTGACACCATAGCATGGAAAGACCTTTCGTCGTGGAGTCCGGCCTTCGACGTCGTAGCGCAGCTAAGCCGCCGTGACAAGGCTTCGCCGAAACAATTAGCAGTCTTGCGCAATAACGCTCGAGACCTTGCTATTGCTGGCGACAGCGCCAAAGAATACCGCTATGCCAATGCTTTATATGATATTTTGAGTGAAAATCCTTCTTTAAATATAACGAAGACGTATGGCGAAGCGATGAAGGCACACCAATGGATTACCGACAACATCGCCGCTGTCGACGATGCCATCGACACTATATTCCAAGGATATTCTTCAGATGTTGAAGATGGCGCTATTGCTGATGTTAGCCATGAATAAGGCTTCGACCACCACGAGCATAAAGATCAGAGACGTCTTGAATAGTGGCAGTAACAGCCATACCATCAGTATCTCTGTCTCTTGGTGCTAACTCTAGTTGCGGTGGCGGAGCGAGGTCTTCTGCAGAATCCCATATAAAATTTACATAAACTACAGAGGGTTAAGCCCCTGCAGTTTATATGGCACTAAAAACGCTACTCAGTAATTGTTCCCGCAAAAGGCGGTATTAAATAATATTGACTAGCTTGTTCTTGAAAATCTCGAGGTTTTAAATATGTTGTTCTCGATGGCGCCCAAGAACATGGTGTTTTAATGCCGTTTAAACGTGACATCCATGAATGCCGACGCCGTTCTAATGGCAAATCTCTAATTTTTTTGGCAACAAAATTTGCCGCTCCAGAAGGATATGAAGCAATCCTTGTTCCATAAGGCAAAATGTTTTTAGCTTTGTCATCTATTTTCTTAGAAACTTCTTCTGCCCTGTTTTGAACATATGTTAATGCTGCTTCTATCCCTTCTTCTTGATTTTCATATTGATTTAATATGTTAGTTATTGCAGCTTCAAATCTTTTTATATCTTTT from Waddliaceae bacterium harbors:
- a CDS encoding sodium:solute symporter family protein, which gives rise to MPILYLHNIDKLVVTIYFVVVWAIGVRAREKKKPSAESYILAGRTLTLPAFVATLVATWYGGVLGIGEFCYRYGISSWIIMGVPYYLFAIIYAFVLAEKVRAKENLTIPERLYDHYGKATGFVGSILIFLHAIPAAKVLMLGVLIQLIFGIPMIAATTIGAFFSVVYIFAGGFKSVVKTDKIQFVLMMVSFALILPYAIHYTGGFEILKTKLPSENLTITGTHTIGYMSVWFCFALWTLIAPSFHQRCSAAKTPKIAKKGILISVVCWIFLDALMTATGLYARALLPNIDPILAYPMLAQKVLPPLVKGVFFAGFFAFIMSTIDSSFHIVATTFSHDIIRPRKKGVLTFRIGLIIAATAAVIIATLLPSVITIWYVVYTISIPALFLPIITSYFPKYCLKPMPTLAVMLSGGLLSLSWIICGWLYGTVSAPIYFYNIEPLYPGLIVSTVLYIFFVLLPSER